The bacterium nucleotide sequence CGTGATGTGGAAGTAGCGGATCATCGCCTGCATGTTGCGGTGGAACTCGGCCTTCGTCGGGCGCAGGAACTGCGGCGCCGCCGCCAGCACGGGACCGCCGGGGAGGTTCTCCGCGGTCTGCTGCACCAGCCGCAGGCTCTGGCGCATCTCCTCCATGCGCACGAGGTAGCGGTCGAAGACGTCGCCGCGCTCGCCCACCGGGACCTCGAAGTCCAGATCGGCGTACGCCGCGTAGGGCTCGGCCTTGCGCAGGTCCCAGCCGACGCCGGAGCCGCGCAGGCTCGGGCCGGAGAGGCCGTAGTCGATCGCCTTCTCCGCGGAGATGACGCCGACGCCTTCCGTGCGCCGCCGGAAGATCGGGTTGTCGGTGATCAGCGCCTCGTACTCGGCCATCGCCTTCGGGAATTTCGCGACGAACTCGCGCACCTTCGGCAGGAACGCGGGCGTGACGTCCTCGCGCACCCCGCCGATGCGGCAGAACGCGTGCGTCATGCGCGCGCCGCAGATCTCCTCGAAGAGGTCGCGGATCTCCTCCTTCTCGCGGAAGCAGTAGAACAGCGGCGTGATCGCCCCGAGATCCAGCAGGTGCGTCCCGAGCCAGATCAGGTGGCTCTCGATACGCGCGAGCTCCGAGAGCAGCACCCGCAGGTAGTTGGCGCGCGGCGGCGGCTCGATGCCGAAGAGCCGCTCGGCGGCCATCGCCCAGCCGAGGTTGTTGATGAACGAGGCGAGGTAGTCGAGGCGGTCGGTGTAGGGCATGAACTGCTCGTAGTGCAGCGTCTCGGCGATCTTGCCGATCCCGCGGTGCAGATACCCGATGTCCGGCACGAGCTTCACGACCGTCTCGCCGTCGAGCTCGACGATCAGCCGCAGCACCCCGTGCGTGCTCGGGTGCTGGGGCCCGATGTTGAGCGTCATCAGGCGCGACTCGCGCACGGTGTTCACGCCCCCGCCCTCCCCGCGAGCGGGTAGTCGCGGCGGTAGGGGTGCCCCTCCCAGTCGTCCGGCATCATGATCCGGCGCAGGTCCGGGTGGCCGGCGAAGCGGATCCCGAAGAGGTCGTACGCCTCGCGCTCGAGCCAGTCCGCGGCCCGCCAGACGCCGGCGAGCGACGGCAGCGAGAGCGTCTCGTCCGGGACGTCGACCCGCAACGCCACCAGGTAGTTGAAGGCGAGCGAGCGCAGGTGGTAGACGACCTCGAATCGCGGCGCGCGGCTCAGCCAGTCCACCGGCGAGAGGTTTGCGAGATAGGCGAACTGCCAGGGGCGCTCCTCCTTGAGGAAGCGCGCCAAGTCCTCGAGGCGCTCGGGCGCCACGCGCAGGGTGACGGTGCCGCGCTCGCGCGTCAGCTCGAGGACGGCGCCGGGCAGGCGCTCGCCGAGGTCGGCCAGCAGCAGCGTGCCGACGTCCCGGCGCGGAGGGAGCTGCGTCGCGAACTTCACCGGCTAGGCCCCTATCCGCACCGGCGGCTGCGGGACCCGCGGCGACTTTGCGATTGTCATCGCTTTCACACGCTCTTGCAGCAGGACGAACGCCCGGATCAGGTTCTCCGGCCGCGGCGGGCAGCCCTCGACGTAGACGTCCACGGGGACGATCGTGTCGACGCCCTGCACGACGCTGTAGGTCCGAAAAGGGCCGCCGGCCGTCGCGCAGCCGCCCATGGCGATGACGAACTTCGGCTCCGCCATCTGGTCGTAGAGCCGCTTGAGGATCGGCGCCATCTTGTGCGTGAGCGTCCCGGCGACGATCATCACGTCCGCCTGCCGCGGCGAGGGCCGGAAGACCTCCGCTCCGAAGCGGGCGAGGTCCCAGCGCGCCGTCGTCGTGTGGATCATCTCGATGGCGCAGCAGGCCAGGCCGTAGGCGACCGGCCAGAGCGAGTAGGCGCGTCCGAGGCCGAGGACCGTGTCGACCGCGGTGATCGCCGCGTTCTTCTCGAAGCGCCCGTCGATCAGTCCCACTGCAGGCCCCCGTTGCGCCAGAGGTACGCGTAGCC carries:
- the nuoD gene encoding NADH dehydrogenase (quinone) subunit D, translated to MRESRLMTLNIGPQHPSTHGVLRLIVELDGETVVKLVPDIGYLHRGIGKIAETLHYEQFMPYTDRLDYLASFINNLGWAMAAERLFGIEPPPRANYLRVLLSELARIESHLIWLGTHLLDLGAITPLFYCFREKEEIRDLFEEICGARMTHAFCRIGGVREDVTPAFLPKVREFVAKFPKAMAEYEALITDNPIFRRRTEGVGVISAEKAIDYGLSGPSLRGSGVGWDLRKAEPYAAYADLDFEVPVGERGDVFDRYLVRMEEMRQSLRLVQQTAENLPGGPVLAAAPQFLRPTKAEFHRNMQAMIRYFHITIHGASPPPGEVYAAVEGSKGEVGYFVVSDGSPRPVRVQLRGPSFVNLGALEEMAKGQYLADLVAIIGSIDIVLGEVDR
- the nuoB gene encoding NADH-quinone oxidoreductase subunit NuoB, which encodes MGLIDGRFEKNAAITAVDTVLGLGRAYSLWPVAYGLACCAIEMIHTTTARWDLARFGAEVFRPSPRQADVMIVAGTLTHKMAPILKRLYDQMAEPKFVIAMGGCATAGGPFRTYSVVQGVDTIVPVDVYVEGCPPRPENLIRAFVLLQERVKAMTIAKSPRVPQPPVRIGA
- a CDS encoding NADH-quinone oxidoreductase subunit C is translated as MKFATQLPPRRDVGTLLLADLGERLPGAVLELTRERGTVTLRVAPERLEDLARFLKEERPWQFAYLANLSPVDWLSRAPRFEVVYHLRSLAFNYLVALRVDVPDETLSLPSLAGVWRAADWLEREAYDLFGIRFAGHPDLRRIMMPDDWEGHPYRRDYPLAGRAGA